In Saccharolobus solfataricus, a genomic segment contains:
- the hisH gene encoding imidazole glycerol phosphate synthase subunit HisH gives MKALVINYGVGNLYSISSALKRVGFEVTIDNKPRNDYDLIVFPGVGAFSAVAEFILRYRELFNDLRRSGTNFLGVCLGMQIMFEKGTEGKESNGLGWFKGIVDKINANVKLPHIGWDLVFEVKDSCELTYGLDKKYVYYVHSYVAYPTSGDYVYMKSQYGIEYPALVCDKNVVGTQFHPEKSSNTGKIFLENLKGWIKR, from the coding sequence ATGAAGGCATTAGTAATTAATTATGGTGTAGGTAATTTATATAGTATCTCATCTGCTCTAAAAAGAGTAGGATTTGAAGTAACAATAGATAATAAACCAAGGAATGATTACGATCTAATTGTATTTCCTGGTGTCGGAGCATTTTCAGCTGTAGCCGAATTTATCTTACGATATAGGGAACTTTTCAATGATCTAAGAAGGAGTGGGACTAATTTTTTAGGAGTTTGTCTAGGCATGCAGATAATGTTTGAAAAGGGAACCGAGGGAAAAGAGAGTAATGGCTTAGGATGGTTTAAGGGTATAGTGGATAAGATAAATGCTAATGTGAAACTTCCTCACATAGGCTGGGATTTAGTATTTGAAGTGAAAGATTCTTGTGAATTAACTTACGGATTAGACAAGAAATATGTTTACTATGTACATAGCTATGTAGCTTATCCTACTAGTGGAGATTATGTTTACATGAAAAGTCAGTATGGGATAGAATATCCTGCATTGGTATGTGATAAGAACGTTGTAGGAACTCAGTTTCACCCGGAGAAAAGTTCAAATACTGGTAAAATATTTCTCGAGAATCTTAAGGGGTGGATTAAACGTTAA
- the hisI gene encoding phosphoribosyl-AMP cyclohydrolase, producing the protein MNEIEAQKIASLLNFKHEENTVIAVIQDYKSKEILMVGNMNREALFKTLTTGYLHFWSLSRKKLWLKGETSGNFQIIEEFKVDCDADAVLFKVTSLGPICHTGNYTCFYRSYDELVNSKS; encoded by the coding sequence CTGAATGAAATAGAAGCACAGAAGATCGCCTCTTTATTAAATTTTAAACATGAGGAAAATACAGTAATTGCCGTAATTCAAGACTATAAGAGTAAAGAGATATTAATGGTGGGAAATATGAATAGAGAAGCGTTATTTAAAACATTAACAACTGGTTACCTCCATTTTTGGTCTTTAAGTAGAAAGAAATTATGGTTGAAGGGGGAAACTAGTGGAAATTTTCAAATAATTGAAGAATTTAAAGTGGATTGTGATGCAGACGCTGTACTTTTTAAAGTAACATCATTAGGACCTATTTGTCACACTGGTAACTACACTTGTTTTTATAGAAGTTATGATGAGCTTGTTAATAGTAAGAGTTAA